The DNA region GCGATCAGGGTTCTCGACGACCGTATCCTCGCGCCCAGGGGATAGAACAAATGCAAGACATGAAGGCGCACCTGGAAAAGCTCCGGGTTGAAGCTGAGGAGTGCGAGCTGATCAGCAAGCTCGCAGCCAACCAGACGAAGAAAGCACTTCTTCGCCAAGCTGGCCGCCCATCACCGGGCGCTGGCCGATGAGGTCGAGCGCACCATGGCCGCGCCGCCCCAATAGGACCTTCTGGCGACCCCGGTTTATTGCGGATTTCGCCCAGCTAGACACTTGCTGCTAATCTGCCAATATCAATACGCGCCACGGAGAGGGAGTATGCCGACGCCGGAATGCGCAATTGATACCAACACGGTCGTCTACTTTAGATCAAAAAAGAAACTAGTTTTCCAGCGGCGAGTTGCCGACGCTCTTGAAGGGCTCTCAATTGGCGAGCTTCGCGAACTTCTAACTGAGGTCGAACGTTATCTTGTAGCTCACGGAGCTTGCGAATAGGCAAAGAGGCCACCTCAGTTGGCGGCCTCTTGTGCGGATTGATTAGGCTGTCTTGTCGACCGCGCCTTTTGCGGGAGCGGTAGTTGCGGGCGCGGCGGTCGGTTTTTCCTTTGGCGCGTGTGCCGGATGGGGTTGGTGAACGGCAGGCGAGTGTGCTGCGCCGCCAGCGGGTGAAACGCTCATTCAAATGCCCTTTTTGTTTACTCATGTATCTTTCTTTACTGCCCAGACAAGAATCGTCCGTTAAGCGATGCTCGGACTTCCAACCAATTCAGGCGACTCAAAGACCAAACTAGGCCACTAGCGGATAAGCAGGCCAGTACCGAACGTTGGGCGTCAGCTTCGGGACGGTTGCGGTCTGACATGCAGTCGGCAAGACCTCCGCATCCAGAAGGCAAGAGCCGCAGCTGTCATTTGGAACGTAGCGGGCCTTGCCGTCTTTTCCCGAAGATCATCGGAGAGGAGGCCGGGATGTTGGTGGCGGAGCGATTGATCAGGCGAGCGGTGGCAATTTTCTCGGTCGCATTGTGGACGTCCGTCGCGTCCGCGCAGCCCGTCAGATGGACGACGTACACAATCCCTCAAACTGGAACCTCGGTCGACTTTCCTGCGTCCGTCTTCACCGAGGCGGCCGGCAAGCCCGACGGCCACGGGCAGCGTTTCCGGACATCGGACGGCCGGGCTGACATTACCATTCAAGCTACGCCAAACCTCTCTAACGATTCGCCCGCCACCTTTCTCGCGAAGAAAAATCCCCCTTCGCACATCCAGTACAAACGTGTCACGCCGCGCTTCTTTGCGGTTTCCAGCTATAAGGGCGACAAGGTCTTCTACGATCGATGCAACTTCTCGGATCGTATGGTCCACTGCGTCCTGATGAACTATCCGGCCAGTGAAGAGCACGACTGGGACGGCATCGTCACTCGCATCAGTCTGTCACTCCGCGGCAGAGGCTAAGCGATTTTTTCGACCAAGCCAGAGCTGTCTGGTAACTTCCCGTACGTACTAGCCTAGAAGCGGGCCAATTTGTCACCTGTACAGCGCACTTCGGTCGCCGGTCGCTAATCGAAATATTGAGGGACTTCTGGTTTTCGGGCTAGGAGGTGACTGTGGCGGGGCCTCTTATATGAGCAAATACGGGCATTTCACCAGCCTTTCCGGGGCGGCCCCCCGCTTTAGATGTTATTCCGCTCCCACGGTTTCATCCACCGGGATTCGCAATTGCTGCGACGCGCTACCTTTGCGCCATGCTGCATTGGCGTTTTGCATCCCCGCGAGCGCCATTCTCGTCTACGTCGAGCAAACATGTCGGCGACGTTGACCATATCAAGCTATTCGCGGACCAGGACGCCGCAGAGAAGTGGTTTGAGGAAAACAACCCGAGCTTGGCGTTCGAGATGAGGTGCTGGAGTGAGCTACATTGGCCAGCGCACCGTCTCGATGGACCATCCCCGCCGACTATTCTAAGTTGGCGAGTTTCTCTTTGTTCTCAATCGCCCGGGCGCTCGCGAACATTCCCAATACACATCTTCGGGCGGCCTCGTGGTACTCGCCCTCGCTGCGCACCACGTCCTTTGCGATCTTGTTCCTCGTCTCTTCAGTCTTGAAAATCTTCGGCAGCCGAGCGAAGACCGCATCAACTGCAGCCTGCATTTCGTTTGCTTTCTTACTATCGAGCAACATGCGCCACCTCTTTGCTTGTTGGCTTACTTGCAGCGAAAAAGGGTACCTACCGTAACGTATCTGGGCGCGCTGAACCCTCGATGAACGCATCTCGCCAACGTCATTTTCTTGATGGCGGTGTATCCGGCCGCATCAAAACGCGGCCCGGGCCGCTTGGGCAAATCGTCCTAAGTGGTGGTCGGAAGAGATCCGAGCCGCTCCCTTCGGTGGTGGTTGAAAAATTCGGTGCTGGACGGTCTTAACCCCTGGTGGCCTGGTTTGAATTTGGAAGTGGCCTGATTTGGCTTAAGCGGTAAGGAGCGAGGCCGGGGCGGTAGGCGCGAAACGGGCAGAGTGCTGGACGGGCCGAGGCGCCCCGCCCCCGCGGGCGCGCCTCGCATCATAGTTTCGGCGAGTTTCAGAAGGCGCCGCCTGGCAAAAATGCTGGAATATAGCAGTTCGACATTTTTAATCCTTGCCCGCGGCCTTCTGTCAGAATGCGCCACGGGTTGCGCTACTCCCCGCCAAAGAACGCGCCTCGCGATCACTCCTCCAGCCCGGCCTTGTCCCGCATCTTGTCGATCAGTTCGGATGCCTCCGCCTTCGTCAGCTCCCTTTCGGGCAGGGGCTTGTGGGCGTGTTCAGAAAAAGTATTGAGGTACGACTCCTGGGCGCCGGTCATCGGATCATTCCCGGACACCCAATCCTTGGGGTATTTCTGCGTGTTGTCGGCCATATCGCTCTCCTTTCTTGGTCAACTTGTAGCTTGCGCCCTCGTTCCCTATTTGTACTCGGGGCCGAGGAGATAGGCATGGACAACCTGATCAACGAAATTCGAATGAAAATCAGGGCCCTGCGAGTCAGCATGCTTGAAGCCGAAGACATCATGCGCGAGCAGATCGACCGTGAACGAGGAATGTTCAGAAATCGCGGGCGAAATCCTGACCACGCGCGCGGCCATGAGGGAGCTGGTCCGCGATCGGGAGGTCTTGGGTGACCATGACCCGATCCGTGCGAACAGCTGTTATATTCCCCGGCGTGAGCCAGAGGCCAAGCGGTCCCACAAACAGATCAAGCGGCACCTCACGCCTCGGTAGGCTCCTGTAGCTTGGCTGCGCTTCAATGCTTATCTCGTCGCATCCTCCAGCCTGTAAAATTTCGCCTAACCAAAAACTGGCTTTATCGATCTGCTGTTGGTCAGTTCGGGCAGCCCTACCAGATGAGATTGTGTCGGTTGTGAGTAAAGCAGCAGCAAGCCGCCCAGCCGAACCGTTCGCTGTGCCGCTTTCGGTCCCCACTTGATCTGCATAAGCCGCCGGCCCTCGGCGGACGACCTTCCGCCCATGCCAGATCCCAACGAGCTGACCAACGCAGCCAAAGTGATTGATGCTCGCCTGGACGAAGCGCGCCGTACGATAGAGGAACCGCCGCCGATCTCCGCGAGCTCACCTGGAAGCTCCGTCGGAAGATGAGCTAGGGCCGCTTCGGCGCAAGCAGTTTCAGGGCGGTCTCGATTTTGGCCAGGAGTGTTTGGATTGCGGTCCTTTCGTTGGGCCCGGGCGCTGCCTCGAGGCGCTGCAAAAGCTGTCGCTTCTGTTCGGTCAGCTTCGCCACCGTCGACATCGAACGTCCCTTTTCCGAATCGGAAGGGCCGCGCAGGCGGCCCCTCCTTCTCCACCGATCCCGCAGACCCTTAGTCGATCTCTTCGATGACGCGGCGTTCGCGCGGCTCGACGATGTAGGTATGGCTGTCGCGGTTGATGTAACGGTATTCGCGCAGCGTCGGAGCGTCGCGATAGACCTCCTCGGGGAAAGTCTCGACCTCGACGCCCTCCGGCACGCGCTCGCCGGTCCGGATTTCGGTGCGGACCGTGCTGCCGGTGGTCACGTGCTTCTCGCGCTCGACCGGCCTCGCCTTCGCATGCTTCCGGATCACCTCGCGATCGCGATCGCTGAAGGCAGTCTTGTGCTCCTCGCTGCGGGCGGGCGCGGAGGCGGTGGACCTGCCAGAATACGGCAGCGTGGCGACGATCTTGTAGCTGGAGGGCTCCACGATGACGATTTCGTCCTTCACGACGACGAAGTCGTAGCCGCGGTACTGCGGAACGATCTCGACCACGTCGGCCGGCAGCTGCTGCAGCCGAATGTCGCGCGGAACGACCGTTCCGACCGACACCGAGAAGTTCACACTGGTGAGCGGCCTCACGTCGAGACGCGAGATCGACTGGCTAACGCGGGTACGCTGCTGGTCGTTGATGTTGACCGAGGCATTCACGTTGGCCGACGAACGGTCGCCGGTGTTCTGCCGATCTTCGCTTCGCTGAGCGGCATTCGTGGAATTCGAACCGGTCTGGTTCTGCTGCGCCTGATTGCTGCTAGATGCCGGCGGATTGGCCGACTGGGTCTGGCTGCCGGAGGGTTGGCTGGTCTGGGCCTGCTTCGATTGCGGGTTGGTCGTGTTGGTCTGGGCCTGACTCGGCGAATTCGAGGACGTCGGGGCCTGCGACGTGCTGGTGTTGTTACCGGAGTTCGGCGACTGGCCCGCGGCGCTCTGGCTCGTCGACGAAGGCGATTGCGTCTGGGCCGAATTGGTCGACGAAGGATTCGAGGTCTGCGGTGATCCAGTCGGCGCCGTGCTCGACGACGTGGGGCTCGTGGTCGAAGCGGGTGAGTTCGCAGTCGAAGGCGTCGGGGTAGTCGTGGAATCCTGCTGCCGCTGCGCCGACGGAGCCCTGGTCGAGGTGCTCGGCGAAGACTGGGCGAAAGCCGAAGTCGCGATGGCGACTAAGGCGGTTGTGACCAACAATAAACGCTTGTTCATCTGACACTCCTGAAATTGCGGTGCCCATCAACATCGTAAAATGGCCGAGGTTCCAGCCGGGAATTGGCGGCAATCATGTGCGTGTTTATCGCGTGCTGCCTGCGGATCTTCCCCACGATGGCTTATGCAACCTCGCCGCCTTTCGGGATAAAGTGGAACTTTCAGCTTTCTCTCTCGTTTGCGTAATCCTTAGACGCTACTGGAGGAGAGGACATCATGAAGAAGCTGATCGTGTGCGGCGTGCTGGCCGCTTTCGCTTTGAGCACCGAAGCCGCAAGTGCCGCGGAGTTCTACGTCGTGCGCGACGCCACCACGAAGAAATGCACGGTCGTGGACAGCAAGCCAACCACCACGACCACAACCGTCGTGGGCGATGGCGTCTACAAGACACGCACCGAGGCCGACGCCGCCGTGAAGACCACGAAGGTCTGCACCGAGCAGTAATTTCGACGGCTGGACCGCGAGATCCGTCGACAAGACCGTGCCTTCTGTTCACATGCCCTGAACAAGTCGACGCTAGAGCGGGCCGCCGGCGAATTCCGGCGGGCCGCTTCTTTGGATTGAGGATGCCTTCGCTCAGGCCGCGCGGAGGCGTTGCATGCGTCGGCTGCCGGAAATATCGGTGGAGTTGAGAAGTCTCGGCGGAACACTCTGACGCGAGGAGTTCGGCGCGAGCGCCGCCCTCCGCTGGCGGCTCGATAGCCTGCTTCGATCAAGTCGAGCACCCCGCACCCCTTCTCGGTGATCCGCCATCCCCCGTTCAAGCGCACGACGAGCCCTTGGGCGAAGAGGTCGAGATCGGGGACGCGCGCGGCGAGGCGTGGTCCGATCCGCCACTCGCGCCCGCTGGTGGACAGGATGGCCATGTCCCGCTTGAGGTCCGCCGTGCAGACCCATCGGGACAGCTTACGAGGATCTCGAGCAACGTGACGTGGAAGTTCGCTCCGGATCTGTGCCTTTGTCGAGTGTCGCCGAGGCAGCAACCATTGCCTATTTTTCCCGTTAACGGCCGGGCACGCACGAGAAAGGAATTCCGATGAAGAAGATTGCAATGTCCGCACTCATGGTCGGCGCCCTCGGTCTGGCCTCGGTGGCCACGACGTCTCCCGCCGAAGCTCGTTGGCGAGGCGGAGGCTGGGGGCCGGGCATCGCCGGCGGCCTGGTTGCTGGTGCCGTGATCGGCGGGCTTGCGGCCTCGGCGTACGGCTGGGGACCCGGCTACGGCTACTACGGCGGCCCCGGCTACTACGGCGCCGGCTATTACGGCGGTCCGTACGCGTACGACTATGGCTACGACGAGCCGTATCGCTGGGGCGGTGGCTACACCCGCACCTATTACAGCGCGGCCGTCCCCTACGGCTACCACTATCGTCGCGTCGTGCGACCCGCCTACGCCTATTACGGTGGATACTATCGGGTCGTTCGGCATGGCTGGCACCGTCACCACTGGTAAGACCTGTCGGTCCGACGCAGAAGAGGCCGCGCTTCAGAAGGGTGCGGCCTCTTCTTGTCCTCTCCACCATTCGGCCGGCGGCGGGCCGTGCCGCTCGAAGGCAAGCTGCCGTTCGGTTGCTCTTTTCGACACCTTTGCTGCGCGCTTGCGGGGCGGCTTGTGGGCTGCTTATTACGATATTCTGACGCTTGGGGCTCATCGCAGCTGGGTAGGCGGGCCGCGCGCAAGCCCGATCTGCTTCGGCGCTGCGATACCGAACGACTAATGTCGTCGTTCAGACGGCTATCTCGGTCCCATCGGCCAGGTGCAGATCCCTACCGTTCCGCTTCGACAAACGCCACGGCGGTCCCCTTTGTCACGCTCTCCGCGACGCGTTCGGCATCCCAGTTCGTGAGACGGACGCAGCCGTGAGACTCGGCCTTCGAGACCTTGCCCGGTTCAGGCGTACCGTGAATTCCGTATCCTTCGGCGGATAGGTTGATCCAGACGGTCCCGACCGGATTGTTCGGACCGGGCTTGATGGTGAAAGGCTTGTCGGAGTGGACGCCCCTGAAATGATAGTCGGGATTATAGCGGTATGTCGGATTGCGGTCGATCTCGGTCACTTTCAGCATGCCGGTCGGCGACGGTTTGTCTTCGCTTCCCACCGTCGCAGGATAGAAGCCGATCAATGCATTCGACTTGTCGAACAGTTTCACCGTCTGCTTGGCCTTGTCGACCTCTACCCGGTCCGCCTTGGCAGGCGCTCCGTCGCCGTTCTCTCCGACATCCACGACGACGATCGTGTCGCCTGCGCGATCAAACCGCTGCCCGGGATTCATTGCGGCCAACAGCTGCTGGCTTTCGTGGAATTTCTCTGCAAGCCCCTCCCGCGGGCTCGTGAAGCCGAGCTTGGGAAGATCCTTCATGTCCACCATCCTGGACGGCATCTTGTTCAGAAACGGCCCCGCGACGTCCTTCTCGGTGATGGTGTAGTTGGTGACCACGGGCCGGTCGTCTGTGCGGAGCGCTTGCCAGACGTCCGCCGTCAGATCGTCCGAGCCCGGCAACTGATCAGCTTCGGCGAAGGCCCGCAACGCCTTCTTGGCATTCTCTCCAAATTTGCCGTCGATCTCGCCAGGCGAGAAGTGCGCACGGTCGAGGAGAACCTGTAGTCTCACGCCCGCTGGGGTCGCTTTCTCCGTCGACAAGGTCTTCTTCGATGGCTCCGCCGAGTTGATCGCGTCGGACTTCAACTCCGCGCTGAACGCCGGAACCGCGACCGCGACAGCGATCAGGGCAGCACAGATCGGCCTTGCTCTCGCGAACCACATTCCGTGTCCTCCCGAATGACTAAGGGTTTGCGACCGCTTCGCGCGCTGGACGCGGCGGCAACCAGCTTCCGGTATTGAGCCTCATAGTTTCTCGCCATTCTCGTCGCGGAAAAACGCTCCTCGAACCGCGCGCGGATCGCCCGTCTGTCGAGCCGAGGCAGTTCGCCGACGGCACGGACGGCCTCCTCTTCGTTCTCGACGATGAAGCCGGTCACGCCATGCTCAACAACTTCGGGAACGGATCCGGAGCGATAGGCGATCACGGGTGTCCCGCATGCCATCGCCTCGACCATGACGAGACCGAAAGGCTCCGGCCAATTGATTGGAAACAAGAGAGCGGCCGCTCCGCTTAGGAACGGTTGCTTCTTCGCCTCATTCACTTCGCCGATGAGCCGGACCGCCTCGTCGTCGACGTGCGGCTCGATGATCCTCTTGAAATATCCGGTTTCTGCCCTCGGTATCTTGGCTGCGATGTGCAGAGGCGTCCCAGCTTTGTGGGCGATGCGGATAGCGACCTCTGGACCTTTCTCCGCCGTCAAGCGGCCCAGGAACGCCAGATAGGATCCGGGTTCGTAGCAAGGGCGAAGCCGGTCCGGAGGGAGTCCGTGGTGGATCGTGCCGAGCCATTTCGCATCTGGGAGAGGGATGCGTTGGTTATCGGAAATCGAGATGAAAGGCGCATCTGCAAAGGCCCGAACAACGTCTGGCAGGCCGGGCAGGTCCAGCCGGCCGTGCATGGTGGTCAGGAACGGCACGCCGAGCCGGCCGAGCAGCGGAAGCGGCAGCCAGTCGATATGGGAATGAATCACGTCGAAGTCCGTGGCACGGTCGGCGACCGCTTCCATGAGCATGGAGATGGCGGAATTGGGATCAGTCCCTTTGCGCCCGAGCCGGAGAGCGCGAGGCCAGACAGGATGAAGTTCTCCTCGTGTACGGGAGTCACCGCTCGCGAACAAAGTGACGTGGTGACCCAGACCTACGAGCTCGTCGACCAACCAGGCTACCACCCGTTCCGTGCCTCCATAAAGCTTCGGAGGAACGCTTTCGGCCAAGGGCGCGAGCTGGGCGATGTGCATGGGTCTACTCTCCCGCTCCAAAAACGGAGCGTATTGCCAGGACTATCGCCGCTGAAAGCAGATATGAAATTGCGAGCAGCGTCCAATCGCGCCGTGAGCTTTTGGCAAGGAGCTGCTGGAACAGACCCATCATCTGCCTTAACGTTCCTCTTCGGGAAGCCGCGCCAGATAAGCTCGTCCGAAGCTTGCAAGTTCTTCGATATCGCCTTCGCGCTCTTGCGACGTCCCGTTCAAATGATGTTCGAGAAAGCACCGTTGATCGTCCGACGCGCCGGCGCCTTCATGCGTCGCGTTAATAGACACTCCAAACCGATCTACCGCCATCTTAATCGCAGCCTTTGTGCCATCGCCGGACTCCGGCTCAGGAATATCATCGAATCGTCAACGCCCACCGGAACCGAAGGTTGCTGCTTTTTCCCGAAATGCGCTCACCTTCGCGGTCGCGCGGGCGCAATTTCACGAGGGATGCTGCGAAGCTCGGCATGACGCAATCCGCGCTAAGAGATCGTCCGGTCTCTCGAGGAGCGGCTCGGGGTTGGTTGCTGAAGGAGAAGGCCCGCGCTGTTGCACACCAATTGCCCGTCGACGTATCGGAAGGTCGGCTCATCGAGTCCTGGCAGATTGGTGTCCGCCGTTCTCAGGATATCACCTGTACTACCCCAATCGGCGGCAGCCTTCCCGGGCGTTCACGCTGCTGGTCGACGCTCGAGCGGCCTTCTCACTGATTTGGGTAGCGCTCGCCTTCACGATTGGGGCGCGATTTCCGCAACTCGCCGCGGTCATGCTGATTGTGTACCCCGCTTGGGATGCGGCCGCGAACTATTGGATGCGGCGTGCAACGGCGGACTCGTTAGCAACCCGAGCCAGGCGCTCAATTTTGTCGTCAGCGCAATTACGACGCTCGGCGTAGCCATCGCCCTTACATATAGCATGAATGCCGTTCTGGTGGTTTTCGGTGCGTGGGCCACCCTTTCTGGCGCGGCCCAACTCGCGACGGGAGTACGGCGCTGGAGGTCTTACGGCGCACAATGGGCGATGGCCCTCAGCGGTGGACAATCGGCGCTGGCAGGGGTGTTCTTCATTCACGTAGCAAGCGGCGCCAAGGTGCCGAGTATCGCGGACGTTGCAGGCTATGCAGCGGTCGGCGCCTTCTACTTTTTAGTTGCTGCAATCTGGCTAACGATAAAGGACGCTCGTCGCGGAAACGAAGGCGCCATTGGATGAAGACAGAGCGCCGCCTCGCTGCGTCTTATCTCACCTTCGAGCTCGTCGGCGCCTGCCGACGAGGCTCTGAAGCTTCATCGGCCTCTGCCGGACCGAACGCCCTCCATCGGCGACGTTGGCCATGACCTGCAACATTGCGCCCTCGCGCGGCCCGCGTGCCAGTCCTGTACGTCAGTATGACGTCGCCTTCGCGCCGACCGGTGCTGATCGCGGGACTGCGGCCGAACGCCGGCTCGCTCCGACAATTCCGCGGCGTGCGCGACAACTTATGGACTGTCTTCCCGTCTGTTCTTAGGAGCAAGTGTGAAATCAAGACCGCAGAGCGCCGGAAAAGCACCGACGCCGCCGTGGTGCGCTGCGATATTTTGGTTTTTTTGGAAACTAGCTCCGACAAAGGTGTTGTGCGCTTGCGACTACCTCAAGGAGGACGCTCATGAAAACATACGTTCTAGTGCTCGCGGCGACTGTCATTACATCGACTCCGGCGGTGGTTCAGCCGGCAATCGCTCAAAACCAGC from Bradyrhizobium genosp. L includes:
- a CDS encoding glycosyltransferase family 4 protein, which gives rise to MHIAQLAPLAESVPPKLYGGTERVVAWLVDELVGLGHHVTLFASGDSRTRGELHPVWPRALRLGRKGTDPNSAISMLMEAVADRATDFDVIHSHIDWLPLPLLGRLGVPFLTTMHGRLDLPGLPDVVRAFADAPFISISDNQRIPLPDAKWLGTIHHGLPPDRLRPCYEPGSYLAFLGRLTAEKGPEVAIRIAHKAGTPLHIAAKIPRAETGYFKRIIEPHVDDEAVRLIGEVNEAKKQPFLSGAAALLFPINWPEPFGLVMVEAMACGTPVIAYRSGSVPEVVEHGVTGFIVENEEEAVRAVGELPRLDRRAIRARFEERFSATRMARNYEAQYRKLVAAASSARSGRKPLVIREDTECGSREQGRSVLP
- a CDS encoding DUF1236 domain-containing protein, whose translation is MNASVNINDQQRTRVSQSISRLDVRPLTSVNFSVSVGTVVPRDIRLQQLPADVVEIVPQYRGYDFVVVKDEIVIVEPSSYKIVATLPYSGRSTASAPARSEEHKTAFSDRDREVIRKHAKARPVEREKHVTTGSTVRTEIRTGERVPEGVEVETFPEEVYRDAPTLREYRYINRDSHTYIVEPRERRVIEEID
- a CDS encoding DUF3072 domain-containing protein, yielding MADNTQKYPKDWVSGNDPMTGAQESYLNTFSEHAHKPLPERELTKAEASELIDKMRDKAGLEE
- a CDS encoding L,D-transpeptidase family protein; the protein is MWFARARPICAALIAVAVAVPAFSAELKSDAINSAEPSKKTLSTEKATPAGVRLQVLLDRAHFSPGEIDGKFGENAKKALRAFAEADQLPGSDDLTADVWQALRTDDRPVVTNYTITEKDVAGPFLNKMPSRMVDMKDLPKLGFTSPREGLAEKFHESQQLLAAMNPGQRFDRAGDTIVVVDVGENGDGAPAKADRVEVDKAKQTVKLFDKSNALIGFYPATVGSEDKPSPTGMLKVTEIDRNPTYRYNPDYHFRGVHSDKPFTIKPGPNNPVGTVWINLSAEGYGIHGTPEPGKVSKAESHGCVRLTNWDAERVAESVTKGTAVAFVEAER